A single genomic interval of Malania oleifera isolate guangnan ecotype guangnan chromosome 11, ASM2987363v1, whole genome shotgun sequence harbors:
- the LOC131168603 gene encoding uncharacterized protein LOC131168603: protein MYGFFSLPFLNLNSQALTRSLLPLHCTALLPPLPPYGSASLPSPHSAKPAMAISAVYKPKRKPPSLQPPNRKPRSWLFPKARVLFFARVMSPSPVPTRPGQRQPSLQYTNQSESLQVSNLVRESLDLDFFQRLKGSSLLESLPVCRTSYPSTRNHHLPTSSLLKARRLFFAQQFDKFGLNSSSNGTVDDILEPRMMIVWRLEN from the exons ATGTACGGTTTCTTTTCACTCCCATTTCTTAATCTCAACTCGCAAGCTCTCACTCGATCCCTTCTGCCTCTGCACTGCACTGCACTGCTACCGCCGTTGCCGCCCTATGGCTCTGCCTCCCTCCCTAGTCCCCACTCGGCCAAGCCAGCGATGGCCATCTCTGCAGTCTACAAACCGAAGCGAAAGCCTCCAAGTCTCCAACCTCCGAATAGAAAGCCTCGATCTTGGCTTTTCCCGAAGGCTCGAGTGCTCTTCTTTGCTCGAGTGATGAGTCCCTCCCCAGTCCCCACTAGGCCAGGCCAGCGACAGCCATCTCTGCAGTATACAAATCAAAGCGAAAGCCTCCAAGTCTCCAACCTCGTACGCGAAAGCCTCGATCTTGACTTTTTCCAAAGGCTCAAAGGCTCTTCTTTGCTCGAGTCCCTCCCTGTTTGCAGGACATCTTACCCTAGCACACGCAACCACCACCTCCCAACCTCTTCTCTATTGAAGGCTCGAAGGCTCTTCTTTGCCCAGC AATTTGATAAATTTGGCCTAAATTCTTCTAGTAATGGCACCGTCGATGATATATTG GAACCACGAATGATGATTGTATGGAGATTAGAGAATTGA